The DNA sequence CTGGCCCGCGCTCGCGATGGAACACGTGCGCGTGGAGGCCACCTCGGCGACGCGCGGGACGCTTCTCGTCACGGGGGGCTTCTCGCCCGCGGGCGGCCAGATCGAGGTGAACGGCAAGGACATCGCCCTCCAGCCGTTCAATCCGTACGCAACGGCCTACTCGCCCTACAGCATCTCGAGCGGTGGGCTGGTGGTGACGACCAGGGCGCGCTTCCGCAAGGGCCGGTACGACTCGACCACTGCCCTGAAGCTCCTCAAGTTCGACCTGGGGGGCAAGGAAGGCGATACGCTCTTCGCGCAGCAGTTCGGCATCCCCCTCAGCGTAGCCCTGGCGCTCCTCAAGGATCTGCAGGGCAACATCGGCCTCGACGTCGCGCTCGCCGGCGACGCGCAGGGAACGCGGTTCGGGCTCGCGAGCGTCGTCGGCCAAGCGCTCCGCAAGGCGCTCATCGGCGCGCTCGCGTCGCCGCTCAAGCTGGTGGGGGCGGCGTTCGGAGGCGGCGCGGGCGAGAGCCTGGCGCCCGCCCCGATCCCCTTCCGGAGGGGCCGCGCCGAGCTCGCGGCAGGCGCGGAGGGGGCGGTGGCGGCGCTGGCGCGCCTGCTCGCGAGTCGGCCCGGCCTCGCCGTGACGCTCGACGCGGCGCCGAGCGTGGAGGATGTCCGCTGGCTCCGCGAGCAGGCGCTGCGCGAGGAGCTGGCGGCGCCGCAGGGCGTCCTCGGCTCCGTGCGGAACCTCCCCCAGCGCGGTGCCCGCGACCGCATTCGCACGGCGCTGGAGGCGCGCGCGCACGACGCGAAAGGCGAGCTCGCGACCGAGGACGCGGCGACCCTCGAACGGTGGTTGAACGAGCGCCCCGCGCCGACGCCCGAGCGGCTGCGAACGCTCACGGCCGAGCGCATGACGCGCCTCCAGGCGGTCCTGCGGGAGCAGCACGGCATCCCGTCCGAGCGCGTGGTCCGCCGCGATCCCAGCGCCGACGTGGCCGAGGGTGCGCCCGCCGTCCGCTTCGAGATCGGCGCGGCGAGCGCAGTCGCCAGCGCGCAGTGAGCCGCGGGCCCCTCCCCCAACGTTGTGTGACTGCCTGGACCCTTATATATTCCTAATATGGGTACTGTTGCATTCAGTATTGACAAGGACACGCTCTCGCTGCTCGACGAGCTCGTGTCCGGGTCCTCTCCTCCTCGGAGCCGCTCATCGGTGGTCCGAGCCGCCATCCGCGATCTCGCCTTCAGGGAGCGCCGGCGTCGGACGGAGGCGCGGGAGGCGGAGGTTTTGCGGAAGCACCGCAAGCGGCTTGCGCGACAGGCGCGAGCGCTTGTCGCGGCGCAGGCACGCCCGTGAGACGGGGCGAGATCTACCGCACTCGCGAGCGAGTGGCCGAGCGCGGCGACAAGCCGGGATTTTACGTCGTCGTCTCCCGGAACTTCATCGCGCAGCACGACGCCGTGGCGACCGTCGTCTGCGCACCGGTCTACGGCGAGGTCCTCGGCCTCAGCACCGAGGTCACCCTCGGCCCGGACGACGGACTGCCGCGCAGCTCGGCGGCCCGCTGCGACTTCCTCACCCTGATGTTCAAGAGGCGGCTCACGGACTTCGTCAGCACGCTCGCCCCGGCCAAGGTAGCCGACCTCGACCGGGCACTCGCCAGCGCCCTCGAGCTGCCACTCCCCGCCTAGCGCGACGCGTGCGGCCGCGCCCGCTCGATGATCCGGCCGAAGTCCAGCCCTGCCGGCAGCGTCCCGAACGCGAGCCCGCGGTCGCCGTCCAGTCGCGAGACGCAGAACGCCTCGGCCACTGCCGGGTCGCCGTACCGGACGAGGAGCGACGCCTGGAGCGCCACCGCCATCCGCTCGACGAGCCGGCGCGCGCGCGCCTCGATCGCCTCCGAGCGGCCGAGATCCTGCCGCAGGTTCTCCACGAAGAGGTCGAGCCGCCGCTCGTCGCCGCCCGCCTGCCCGATCTCGCCGAACAACGCCTCCACCGACTCCGGCTCGCGCGCCATGGCGCGCAGGACGTCGAGGCAGATGACGTTGCCCGACCCCTCCCAGATCGAGTTGAGCGGCGCCTCGCGGTAGAGGCGCGGCATCATGGACTCCTCGACGTAGCCGTTCCCGCCGAGGCACTCGAGCGCCTCGGCGACGTGCATCGGCGTCCGCTTGCAGACCCAGTACTTGATCACCGCCGTCGCCAGCCGCGCGAAGTGCCGCTCGCGCTCGTCGCCGCCGTCGTAGGCGCGTGCGAGACGCATCATCGCGACGGTCGCCGCCTCCGACTCGACGGCGAGGTCGGCCAGCACGTTCTGCATGAGCGGCTGGTCCACGAGGCGGCGGCCGAAGGCGCTGCGGTGGGCGGCGTGGTGCGTTGCCTGCGCGACGGCCTGCCGCATGGTCGCGGCCGCGCCGATCACGCAGTCGAGGCGGGTGTGGTTCACCATCTCGATGATGGTCGGGACGCCACGCCCCTCCTCGCCGACCAGGCGCGCCCAGGCGGCGTCGAACTCGACCTCACTCGAAGCGTTGGACCGGTTGCCGAGCTTGTCCTTGAGCCGCTGGATGTGGAAGCGGTTCCGCGTGCCGTCGGGCAGCCAGCGCGGCAGGAGGAAGCACGACAGACCGCGCTCGGCCTGGGCGAGGACGAGGAAGACGTCGCACATGGGCGCCGAGCAGAACCACTTGTGGCCGGTGAGCTCGTAGGCGGCGCCGGGACCCGGACGGCCGAGTGGCCGGGCGCGCGTCGTGTTGGCGCGCACGTCGGAGCCGCCCTGCTTCTCGGTCATCGCCATCCCGCAGAGGGCGCCTGCCTTCTCCGACGCCGGGATCGGCCGCGGATCGTAGGTCGTCGACGTGAGACGCGGCTCCCACTCGGCGGCGATCTCGGGCACGACGCGCAGCGCGGGCACCGCCGAGTACGTCATCGAGATCGGGCAGCCGTGGCCCGCCTCCACCTGCCCGAGGACGTAGAACAGCGCCGCCCGGGCGGCGTGCGCGCTCGGGCGAGGCTCCCGCCACGGGAGCCCGTGCAGCTCGTGGGCGACGGACAGCCGCATGAGCTCGTGCCAGGCGGGGTGGAACTCGACCTCGTCGATGCGGTTGCCGTAGCGGTCGTGGGTGCGGAGGACGGGCGGATTCGCGTTGGCGAGCCGCCCCCAGGCGAGCGGCTCGCCGCCCGCGATCGCGCCGAGGCGCTGCACGCGCTCCTCCGCCCACCCCGCGCCCTCGCGGCGGAGCGCCTCGACCAGCACCCGGTCGGTCGTGAAGAGGTCGTAGCCCTGGAGGGGCGGGGGCTGGTTCAGAACCTCGTGCGTCGGCATGACGAGCCTCCTCGCGCCGGGCAGATCATTCCTCCCCGCATACCCCGCCCGTACCCTTGCGCCAAGCAGCGGGCGGTCAGATCAGGAGCAGCACACCGTCACTGAGCAGGGCACTGATCGAGGCTGAGGACGACCCGGCCCGACACCGCGACGTCGACGTGTCCGAACGGATCGAACGCGAGCGGGAGCTGCGCGCCTCTCGGGCTGGTGTCGTACTCGAGCTGGCCGTCGTCGTGCTTGGCCTTGACGCGGATGGTCCCGCGCTCCACCCCGTCGACCAGCACGGAGTAGAGCCCCGGCGGCACGTCCTGGATCTCGACGTGCACGTTGTGGTCGCAGTCCGTCTCGACGCGCAGCCGGCGGGTCCCGGTGGCCGTCGAGATCACGCCGCAGTTCAGGAGCGACACCTGGTCCTCGAAGATCGTGCAGTTCGCCGGCGCCGCGACCGTGGCGGTCGCCCCGACGATACCGATCGTGAACATCACGGCTGCAGCCAGCGATACTCTCATCATCGAGTTCCATGCGGACCCTAGACGCCTCCGCACGGCTTCTCCATTCGGAAAATCCCCTACGGGTCTTCCGTTGCGTACTCTTTCCCCGCGCGGAGGGGTCGAGCTATACGACCGCCATGGCAGAGACGGCGTCCTTCCGGCAGCGGTACGGCGAGTGGGCGCTCGTGACCGGCGCCTCGGCCGGGATCGGCGGCGAATTCGCCCGCGCGCTGGCCACGCGCGGCATGTCCTGTGTGCTGACCGCGCGCCGCGAAGATCGCCTTCGCGCCCTCGCGCGCGAGCTCGAGGAGACCTGCCGCGTCGCCACCCGCGTCGTTCCTGCCGACCTCGCCGCTCCCGACGGCGCGGACCGGCTCGCCAACGCCGTCGCCCGCCTCGAGATCGGCGTGCTCGTCAACAACGCCGGCTTCGGATACGCGGGGCGCTTCGAGAAGCTCGCGACCGACCGCCTGCGCGCCATGGTCCAGGTGAACTGCATGGCGCCGGTCGTGCTCACGAGCCGGCTTCTCCCGGGCATGCGTGCCCGCGGCCGGGGCGCGATCATCGTCACCGGCTCGGTGGCCGGGCGCCAGCCGCTGCCCCTGCACGGCGTCTACAGCGCCACCAAGGCCTTCGACCTCTTCCTTGGTGAGTCGCTGTGGGCGGAGCTGCGCGGCAGCGGGATCGACGTCCTCGTCATCGAGCCGGGCTCGACCGCCACCGAGTTCCAGGACGTGGCCGGCGAGGTGGCGCATCGCGGCGAGCCGCCCGAGA is a window from the Deltaproteobacteria bacterium genome containing:
- a CDS encoding SDR family oxidoreductase, coding for MAETASFRQRYGEWALVTGASAGIGGEFARALATRGMSCVLTARREDRLRALARELEETCRVATRVVPADLAAPDGADRLANAVARLEIGVLVNNAGFGYAGRFEKLATDRLRAMVQVNCMAPVVLTSRLLPGMRARGRGAIIVTGSVAGRQPLPLHGVYSATKAFDLFLGESLWAELRGSGIDVLVIEPGSTATEFQDVAGEVAHRGEPPEKVVAVALAALGRQPSVVSGWINWVTANASRFLPRAATARVAEWVIARQTPAEMR
- a CDS encoding type II toxin-antitoxin system PemK/MazF family toxin, whose amino-acid sequence is MGGPSRHPRSRLQGAPASDGGAGGGGFAEAPQAACATGASACRGAGTPVRRGEIYRTRERVAERGDKPGFYVVVSRNFIAQHDAVATVVCAPVYGEVLGLSTEVTLGPDDGLPRSSAARCDFLTLMFKRRLTDFVSTLAPAKVADLDRALASALELPLPA
- a CDS encoding isovaleryl-CoA dehydrogenase; amino-acid sequence: MPTHEVLNQPPPLQGYDLFTTDRVLVEALRREGAGWAEERVQRLGAIAGGEPLAWGRLANANPPVLRTHDRYGNRIDEVEFHPAWHELMRLSVAHELHGLPWREPRPSAHAARAALFYVLGQVEAGHGCPISMTYSAVPALRVVPEIAAEWEPRLTSTTYDPRPIPASEKAGALCGMAMTEKQGGSDVRANTTRARPLGRPGPGAAYELTGHKWFCSAPMCDVFLVLAQAERGLSCFLLPRWLPDGTRNRFHIQRLKDKLGNRSNASSEVEFDAAWARLVGEEGRGVPTIIEMVNHTRLDCVIGAAATMRQAVAQATHHAAHRSAFGRRLVDQPLMQNVLADLAVESEAATVAMMRLARAYDGGDERERHFARLATAVIKYWVCKRTPMHVAEALECLGGNGYVEESMMPRLYREAPLNSIWEGSGNVICLDVLRAMAREPESVEALFGEIGQAGGDERRLDLFVENLRQDLGRSEAIEARARRLVERMAVALQASLLVRYGDPAVAEAFCVSRLDGDRGLAFGTLPAGLDFGRIIERARPHASR